A region from the Meiothermus sp. Pnk-1 genome encodes:
- the ispH gene encoding 4-hydroxy-3-methylbut-2-enyl diphosphate reductase has protein sequence MAIQAVEKATQELKEEGELVVYHAIVHNDVVVRRLEQQGVHFVEDLAEVEELRKAGAKLAETVVFSAHGIPPHLRSEAAQRGLSQIDATCPLVTKVHSEAKRYAKEGYWILLIGDSADHQEIKGTRGEAPERTILVSVHTHVGRDPRLADPRTVEVPDPERVVVLTQTTLSVDDTLATIEILKTRFPKLVVPSRDDLCFATKNRQDAVKRIAPHVDLFLVLTSTASSNGMRLLELAKQLVGRAERINTVADLKPEWLEGVKSVGITSAASTPEDLVQEVVAYFKAHNPALEVIEQGEWENIEFREPRRVAPEEILLGCSNL, from the coding sequence ATGGCCATCCAGGCGGTGGAAAAAGCCACCCAAGAGCTAAAAGAAGAGGGCGAGCTGGTGGTCTACCACGCCATCGTCCACAACGACGTGGTGGTACGTCGGCTCGAGCAGCAGGGGGTCCACTTCGTGGAAGACCTGGCCGAGGTGGAAGAGCTGCGCAAGGCAGGGGCCAAGCTGGCCGAGACGGTGGTCTTCTCCGCCCACGGCATCCCCCCCCACTTGCGCAGCGAGGCCGCCCAGCGGGGCTTATCCCAGATCGACGCGACCTGCCCCTTGGTGACCAAGGTTCACAGCGAGGCCAAGCGCTACGCCAAGGAGGGCTACTGGATCCTGCTCATCGGAGACTCCGCCGACCACCAGGAGATCAAGGGCACGCGGGGCGAAGCCCCCGAGCGGACCATCTTGGTCTCGGTGCATACCCACGTGGGCCGCGACCCCCGGCTGGCCGACCCGCGCACCGTGGAAGTCCCCGACCCCGAGCGGGTGGTGGTGCTGACCCAGACCACCCTCTCGGTGGACGACACCCTGGCCACCATCGAGATCCTCAAAACCCGCTTCCCCAAGCTGGTGGTGCCCAGCCGGGACGACCTGTGCTTCGCCACCAAGAACCGCCAGGACGCGGTGAAGCGGATCGCCCCACACGTAGACCTCTTCCTGGTGCTCACCAGCACCGCCTCTTCCAACGGGATGCGGCTGTTGGAGCTGGCCAAGCAGCTGGTGGGCCGGGCCGAGCGCATCAACACCGTGGCCGACCTGAAACCGGAGTGGCTCGAGGGGGTAAAAAGTGTCGGCATCACCTCGGCGGCTTCCACCCCGGAGGATTTGGTGCAGGAGGTGGTGGCCTACTTCAAGGCCCACAACCCCGCCCTCGAGGTCATCGAGCAAGGCGAGTGGGAAAATATCGAGTTTCGCGAGCCGCGCCGGGTGGCCCCGGAGGAAATCCTGCTCGGTTGCTCCAACCTCTAG
- a CDS encoding response regulator transcription factor, with amino-acid sequence MDPLRILIADDHPIVRAGLVGLLSTQEGFEVVGEASNGLEAVQMADALRPDVVLMDLRMPGMDGTAATRAIRSRFPEVQVLVLTTYDTDAEIVRAIEAGAIGYLLKDVPREELYKAIHASAQGESVLSPPVAARLLGRMRAPSDETLSTRELEVLSLVAKGLSNKEIGRQLKISEATVKTHLLHTFGKLGVDDRTAAVTVALERGILRLEG; translated from the coding sequence ATGGACCCCTTGCGTATTCTCATCGCCGATGATCACCCGATCGTGCGGGCCGGTTTGGTGGGATTGCTTTCGACCCAGGAGGGCTTTGAGGTGGTAGGAGAGGCCAGTAACGGCCTCGAGGCCGTGCAGATGGCCGACGCCTTGCGCCCTGATGTGGTGCTGATGGACCTCAGGATGCCGGGGATGGATGGCACTGCCGCCACCCGCGCCATCCGCAGCCGCTTTCCCGAGGTGCAGGTGCTAGTGCTCACCACCTACGATACCGACGCTGAAATCGTGCGAGCCATCGAGGCGGGGGCTATCGGCTACCTGCTCAAGGACGTACCCCGTGAGGAGCTCTACAAGGCCATCCATGCCAGCGCCCAGGGCGAATCGGTGCTCTCTCCACCGGTGGCGGCCAGGCTTCTGGGCCGGATGCGGGCTCCCAGCGACGAGACCCTCTCCACCCGGGAGCTCGAGGTACTCTCGCTGGTCGCTAAGGGACTTTCCAACAAGGAGATCGGGCGCCAGCTCAAGATCAGCGAGGCCACGGTCAAGACCCACCTCCTGCACACTTTCGGCAAGCTGGGCGTCGATGACCGTACGGCTGCGGTAACGGTTGCGCTCGAGCGGGGCATCCTGCGGCTAGAGGGCTAG
- a CDS encoding helix-turn-helix transcriptional regulator, producing MLELEPEGLLAHPAGPQDVLGALIRVAEGERFYEGPSADDGLQPCERAVLRRVAFGMENGEIAQELHISPRTVENRLVALKEKLGVRNRVELALYYLGMHPRLWACGEPTL from the coding sequence TTGCTGGAACTCGAGCCTGAGGGACTTCTGGCCCACCCGGCAGGACCGCAGGACGTTCTCGGCGCCCTTATACGGGTTGCTGAGGGGGAGCGCTTCTACGAAGGCCCCTCAGCAGACGATGGCCTTCAACCCTGCGAAAGGGCAGTTCTTCGCAGGGTCGCCTTCGGCATGGAAAACGGCGAAATCGCCCAGGAGCTGCATATCAGCCCTCGAACCGTCGAAAACCGGCTCGTGGCCCTTAAGGAAAAGCTGGGGGTTCGGAACCGCGTTGAGCTGGCCCTCTATTACCTAGGGATGCACCCAAGGCTGTGGGCTTGTGGAGAACCCACGCTCTAA
- a CDS encoding acyltransferase yields the protein MPWLLPKTITPDADQMLKRWLGELSERLADPAVDRYALVRDELSRILHARPYAELAEVAPMAALALDPANATLEAEYYIATDPEQFRRVKPLLWFWKALDLTPLGQSVHSGVAIRRALAPFIFKRVGKNPKFFQNVEFSVGYNLELGDDVVVHRHCLLDDIGGLVIGDGTSISDYVDIYSHTHHVLNSPDVTLKQTIIGAGVRITTRSTVLAGVTIGDDAMIGTGALVNRDVPPHGIALGRPAKTVRCKLRAQWPRPYFHETVPRIPDRKPNPDFPHFIAPGYGTCQPEEPKKA from the coding sequence ATGCCCTGGTTACTGCCCAAGACCATCACGCCCGATGCCGACCAGATGCTCAAGCGCTGGTTGGGCGAGCTTTCCGAGCGGCTTGCTGACCCCGCCGTAGACCGCTACGCCCTGGTGCGCGATGAACTCTCGCGTATCCTGCACGCCCGCCCCTACGCCGAGCTGGCCGAGGTAGCTCCCATGGCCGCGTTGGCCCTGGACCCGGCCAATGCGACGCTGGAGGCGGAGTACTACATCGCCACCGACCCCGAGCAGTTCCGCCGGGTGAAGCCCCTGCTGTGGTTTTGGAAGGCCCTCGACCTCACCCCGCTGGGCCAGTCGGTGCACTCGGGTGTGGCGATCCGCCGGGCGCTGGCTCCCTTCATCTTCAAGCGGGTGGGGAAGAACCCCAAGTTCTTCCAAAACGTAGAGTTTTCCGTGGGGTATAACCTCGAGCTGGGCGACGACGTGGTGGTGCACCGTCACTGCTTGCTCGACGACATCGGCGGGTTGGTGATCGGCGATGGTACCTCGATCAGCGACTACGTGGACATCTACAGCCACACCCATCACGTCTTGAACTCGCCGGATGTGACCCTCAAGCAGACCATCATCGGGGCCGGGGTGCGCATCACCACCCGCAGCACCGTGCTGGCCGGGGTGACCATCGGCGACGACGCCATGATCGGGACCGGAGCGCTGGTCAACCGCGACGTACCCCCCCACGGGATCGCCCTGGGGAGGCCGGCCAAGACGGTACGCTGCAAGTTGCGCGCGCAGTGGCCCCGGCCTTACTTTCACGAAACCGTACCGCGCATCCCCGACCGTAAGCCCAACCCCGATTTCCCCCACTTCATCGCGCCGGGGTACGGGACCTGCCAGCCGGAAGAGCCGAAGAAGGCGTGA
- a CDS encoding competence protein ComZ: protein MRSRGIALVITLAVLLMVGLLVFGVFFTTQIERWISRNDVTATQAQYVADAGLNKYKTALFQYFRWLQEPGNDSTAAPTRTACFNRLGAGLDLNRTGSPISWNNGRITYPNEVLTDADGNVLGSYTVTIYKDPDDSNLYTLEAVGTSSGARSTVRATFRIELTGALQQAVFTGQGQSNKFINGGATIRGGIYVVGSDPNATVIDANGNFSMLNHYDLSDYTGGISNRVHPNNRSANNLCANLRVQYGKVSVGGSTQIGEETNRVVGVWVGRGASDVNNGGSFNCQQTKGICTDVGPAAFDLSNPPAFPTFDGPGICQIPGNGNPTWRQCIRYVATLPGQGLFISRTSSSPVVQWPSAALPSAIPDSCYNAVAAAAASSDKKLVLDGAPIDCSYIMPDGSRGGFKYTPNPAKLEVYGTVNLKGFSLRLARDTDYQARTALLGAIPLVERQNASLVVEKLDSSDTLGGNLDLDGSLLPDTAGGNAYFPNHVLAVIAEGDTYQRGQYVMAPVYSGGTFRIVKDNVLLGSVISNMFCTTSAGNQASCNAGQKSEVVYINTAENVPAALRPIQYRGPATFKLLSYERR, encoded by the coding sequence ATGCGCTCACGTGGAATCGCTTTGGTTATAACACTGGCTGTTTTGCTGATGGTGGGCCTGCTCGTTTTCGGCGTATTCTTTACTACCCAGATTGAACGCTGGATAAGCCGCAACGATGTAACTGCTACTCAGGCCCAATACGTTGCCGACGCAGGCCTTAACAAGTACAAGACCGCTTTGTTTCAGTACTTTCGCTGGCTGCAAGAACCCGGGAACGATAGCACGGCGGCTCCGACCCGCACCGCTTGCTTCAACCGCTTGGGGGCTGGGCTAGATCTCAATCGCACCGGCAGCCCTATCTCCTGGAACAATGGCCGCATCACTTACCCCAATGAAGTACTGACCGATGCTGATGGAAATGTGTTAGGGAGCTATACAGTTACGATTTACAAAGACCCCGACGATAGCAACTTGTATACGCTCGAGGCGGTCGGGACCTCCTCTGGGGCGCGTTCGACCGTGCGGGCCACTTTTCGCATCGAACTGACCGGGGCTTTGCAACAAGCGGTGTTTACTGGACAGGGCCAGTCCAACAAGTTTATCAACGGGGGAGCCACCATCCGGGGGGGCATTTACGTGGTAGGAAGCGACCCCAACGCTACGGTCATCGATGCCAACGGCAATTTCTCCATGCTCAACCACTATGACCTTTCGGACTACACCGGGGGGATTTCCAATCGGGTTCACCCCAATAACCGCTCCGCCAACAATTTATGTGCGAACCTGCGGGTGCAGTACGGCAAGGTCTCGGTGGGAGGGAGTACCCAGATCGGCGAGGAGACCAACCGGGTAGTAGGCGTTTGGGTGGGTCGCGGAGCCTCAGATGTCAACAATGGCGGGAGCTTCAACTGCCAGCAAACCAAAGGGATCTGCACCGATGTCGGACCTGCGGCGTTTGACTTGTCCAACCCCCCGGCTTTCCCAACCTTTGACGGACCTGGAATCTGTCAGATTCCAGGTAATGGAAATCCCACCTGGCGGCAGTGCATCCGGTATGTGGCCACCTTGCCCGGCCAGGGGCTATTCATCAGCCGAACCAGCTCGAGCCCCGTGGTGCAGTGGCCTTCGGCGGCCCTTCCCAGCGCTATCCCCGACAGTTGTTACAACGCCGTAGCTGCGGCAGCAGCTTCTAGCGATAAGAAGCTTGTATTGGATGGTGCGCCAATAGACTGCTCCTACATTATGCCCGATGGGAGTAGAGGTGGTTTTAAGTACACACCCAACCCGGCCAAGCTCGAGGTCTACGGCACGGTGAACCTCAAAGGCTTCAGCCTGCGTCTGGCTCGCGACACCGATTATCAAGCCCGCACCGCGCTCCTGGGAGCGATTCCCCTGGTCGAGCGGCAAAACGCTTCGCTGGTGGTGGAGAAGCTGGATTCCAGTGATACCCTGGGGGGCAACCTAGACCTGGACGGAAGCCTGCTCCCCGATACGGCTGGGGGGAATGCGTACTTCCCCAACCACGTCTTGGCCGTGATTGCCGAGGGGGATACCTATCAGCGGGGCCAGTACGTAATGGCGCCGGTCTACTCCGGGGGCACCTTCCGCATCGTTAAAGATAACGTGCTGTTGGGTTCGGTGATCAGCAACATGTTTTGCACCACCAGCGCGGGTAACCAGGCCAGTTGTAACGCAGGCCAAAAATCCGAGGTGGTCTACATCAACACCGCCGAGAATGTACCAGCAGCACTACGGCCCATCCAATACCGTGGACCAGCCACCTTTAAGCTCCTCTCGTATGAGCGCCGCTAG
- a CDS encoding thioredoxin family protein gives MLLRWFLFVILGGWSLAQSVPLGYGLEEGTRILVFTTSECAVCESLAAMKGFPLTFVGRTEKLPFHPYLHDRGDLLARALRIQSAPTLVVLKDGWEVKRLTGKINPSAKTLGLLVDAAEAGLLSPAYTLAVSLGQIAHPTRTSPAC, from the coding sequence ATGCTTCTGCGATGGTTCCTATTTGTGATTCTTGGAGGCTGGAGCCTGGCTCAAAGTGTACCGCTAGGGTACGGGCTCGAGGAGGGTACCCGAATCCTCGTGTTCACCACCTCCGAGTGCGCAGTTTGTGAATCCTTGGCCGCGATGAAGGGCTTTCCCCTAACTTTTGTCGGCCGGACCGAAAAGCTTCCTTTTCACCCCTATTTGCACGACCGAGGCGACCTTCTGGCCCGTGCGCTGCGGATTCAATCCGCTCCCACGCTGGTGGTTTTAAAGGATGGCTGGGAGGTCAAGCGGCTTACCGGGAAGATCAATCCCTCCGCGAAGACCCTTGGCTTGCTCGTCGATGCCGCCGAGGCGGGGCTGCTCAGTCCGGCGTATACCTTGGCAGTATCCCTAGGACAGATCGCGCACCCTACCAGGACTTCTCCGGCCTGCTAA
- a CDS encoding sensor histidine kinase, with amino-acid sequence MLALARRFFAGRPVAQAVAVFTALNLLMLLIFTLLVPSRPIVLPVEVPILKPGEVALRVGLAVAIYACVLWALRPGQRHFGEFLLLGGVGIATVWMLTQYYLPLLALGLVPVVARYWLSLRWTLLVAAGLVALSGWWSLREPLQLTLEVTFTQGPGGSLAWRALPQSTDYPNLETSFFVFIAMLFAGYSLFALEVLVRESQARMALESTQRKLEEKSRQAGVLEERQRLAREIHDTLAQSFTSIVMHLEAAEAAITGETAPVAAGRAEVPRSPHSGGDRSLKSQSGSLSQVRAYLDQARTTAREGLSEARRMVWALRPEVLEGASLPQALERLAQRWAEESGIRTEFTLTGEPQPLHPALEVALLRVTQEALANVRKHAQARRVNLTLSYLDDLVLLDIQDDGVGLQANTPSLEGGFGLRSIRERVEALGGHCAIESERGVGTTVAVSLPVAPAWISPGRAGLRPRG; translated from the coding sequence ATGCTGGCTTTAGCGCGACGCTTTTTTGCCGGTCGCCCGGTGGCGCAGGCGGTGGCGGTGTTTACCGCTTTGAACCTCCTGATGCTGCTGATTTTTACCCTGCTGGTACCTTCGCGTCCGATCGTGCTGCCGGTAGAGGTCCCCATCCTAAAACCTGGGGAAGTGGCGCTGCGGGTGGGTCTGGCTGTGGCCATATATGCTTGCGTGTTATGGGCTTTGCGGCCAGGCCAGCGGCACTTCGGGGAGTTCTTGCTCCTGGGTGGGGTGGGTATCGCTACGGTATGGATGCTCACCCAGTACTATCTGCCCCTTTTGGCGCTGGGGCTGGTACCGGTGGTGGCCCGTTACTGGCTCTCGCTACGCTGGACGCTCTTGGTGGCCGCCGGTTTGGTCGCCCTTTCCGGCTGGTGGAGCCTGCGCGAGCCCTTGCAGCTGACCCTCGAGGTCACCTTCACCCAAGGCCCGGGCGGCTCGTTGGCCTGGAGGGCCCTTCCCCAGAGCACCGACTACCCCAACCTCGAGACCAGCTTCTTTGTTTTCATCGCCATGCTCTTCGCCGGGTACTCGCTTTTTGCCCTGGAGGTGTTGGTGCGCGAATCGCAAGCCCGGATGGCCCTGGAGTCCACCCAGCGCAAGCTCGAGGAGAAAAGCCGCCAGGCCGGGGTACTGGAGGAACGTCAGCGCCTGGCCCGCGAAATCCACGATACCTTGGCCCAGAGCTTCACCAGCATCGTGATGCACCTCGAGGCGGCGGAAGCGGCCATCACTGGCGAAACGGCCCCGGTAGCAGCCGGCAGGGCCGAGGTGCCTCGTTCGCCGCACAGCGGGGGGGACCGTTCGCTGAAGTCCCAGTCAGGGTCGCTCAGCCAGGTACGGGCGTATCTCGACCAAGCCCGCACCACGGCTCGGGAAGGGCTCTCCGAGGCCAGGCGAATGGTATGGGCGCTGCGGCCCGAGGTGCTCGAGGGGGCTTCGTTACCCCAGGCGCTCGAGCGGCTGGCCCAGCGTTGGGCCGAGGAGAGCGGGATTCGCACCGAGTTTACCCTCACCGGCGAGCCCCAGCCCTTGCACCCGGCGCTCGAGGTGGCTTTGCTGCGGGTGACCCAAGAGGCGCTGGCCAACGTGCGCAAACACGCCCAGGCCCGGCGGGTCAACCTAACCCTTTCCTACCTGGACGACCTGGTGTTGCTGGATATCCAAGACGACGGGGTGGGGTTGCAAGCCAATACGCCTTCGCTGGAGGGGGGGTTCGGGCTGCGTTCGATCCGCGAGCGGGTTGAGGCTTTGGGTGGTCACTGCGCCATCGAGAGCGAACGCGGGGTAGGCACCACGGTGGCGGTATCGTTGCCGGTCGCGCCCGCCTGGATAAGCCCAGGGCGGGCCGGGCTAAGGCCGAGGGGCTAG
- a CDS encoding PIG-L deacetylase family protein: MSLLELSPRKVLCLGAHSDDIEIGCGGTLLRLVERGGLEVFWVVFSADSLRAAEARSSAARFLEGVSYRLRVLEFRDGFFPAQWASLKEAFRQLAAEFSPDLIFTHARADRHQDHRVLSDLTWNTWRHHLILEYEIPKWDGDLGTPNVYVRLEEHHVRRKVEILLEAFPSQRGKHWFDRETFTALLRLRGLEAATRYAEGFYGRKLVF; encoded by the coding sequence ATGAGCCTCCTCGAGCTTTCCCCCCGCAAGGTGCTCTGCCTGGGCGCTCACTCCGATGATATCGAGATCGGCTGCGGAGGAACCCTTTTGCGGTTGGTGGAGCGGGGGGGCCTCGAGGTCTTCTGGGTGGTTTTCAGCGCGGATTCCTTGCGTGCCGCAGAGGCCCGCTCCAGCGCAGCCCGGTTCCTTGAGGGGGTGTCCTATCGGCTGCGGGTGCTGGAGTTTCGCGACGGCTTTTTCCCCGCGCAGTGGGCCTCTCTCAAGGAAGCCTTCCGGCAGCTCGCCGCGGAGTTCTCTCCCGACCTGATCTTCACCCACGCCCGGGCGGACCGCCACCAGGATCACCGGGTCCTCTCCGACCTCACCTGGAACACCTGGCGCCACCACCTCATCCTCGAGTACGAGATCCCCAAGTGGGACGGCGACTTGGGAACCCCCAATGTGTACGTGCGGCTCGAGGAGCACCACGTCCGGCGCAAGGTCGAGATCCTGCTCGAGGCTTTCCCCAGCCAGCGGGGCAAGCACTGGTTTGATAGGGAGACCTTTACCGCTTTGCTGCGCTTGCGCGGCCTGGAAGCCGCTACCCGCTACGCCGAGGGCTTTTACGGACGCAAGCTGGTTTTTTAG
- the era gene encoding GTPase Era codes for MNAGTTYSGFVAIVGKPNVGKSTLLNALLGVKVAPISPKPQTTRKRVRGIYSEGNRQIVFVDTPGVHEPEDALGNYMGQQVAEALADVNAVVWVVDLRHPPTREDELVARMLRPIQNAPILLVGNKLDAAKRPEDAMQEYRSLLPQAEPRMLSALDERAVKNLRDELLALLPEGPFFYPELFSRSDQSPEEWSAEIVREEAMKRLREEIPYAIATKTEEFTEREKGKLYIRTVLFVERESHKPILIGKGGRMLKEIGQAARKQLEVFLSRPVYLELEVKVYPNWRKDPEALRELGYE; via the coding sequence GTGAACGCTGGTACGACCTATTCCGGTTTCGTCGCCATCGTGGGTAAGCCCAACGTGGGTAAGTCCACCCTGCTCAACGCCCTGTTGGGGGTCAAGGTGGCCCCCATCAGCCCCAAGCCGCAGACCACCCGCAAGCGCGTGCGGGGTATCTACAGCGAGGGCAACCGACAGATTGTTTTTGTAGATACCCCGGGGGTTCATGAGCCTGAGGACGCCTTGGGCAACTACATGGGCCAGCAGGTGGCTGAAGCCTTGGCCGACGTGAACGCGGTAGTCTGGGTGGTGGATCTGCGGCACCCGCCCACCCGCGAGGACGAACTCGTGGCCAGGATGCTGCGACCTATCCAGAACGCGCCGATTCTCTTGGTGGGCAACAAGCTCGATGCCGCCAAGCGCCCGGAGGACGCCATGCAGGAATACCGCTCCTTGCTCCCTCAGGCCGAACCCCGGATGCTCTCGGCGCTGGACGAGCGTGCGGTGAAGAACCTACGCGACGAGCTATTGGCCCTGCTCCCCGAAGGCCCCTTCTTTTACCCCGAGCTCTTTTCTCGCAGCGACCAAAGCCCCGAGGAGTGGAGCGCCGAGATCGTGCGCGAAGAGGCCATGAAGCGGCTGCGCGAGGAGATTCCCTATGCCATCGCCACCAAGACCGAGGAGTTCACCGAGCGGGAAAAGGGCAAGCTCTATATCCGCACCGTGCTCTTTGTCGAGCGCGAGTCACACAAGCCGATTTTGATCGGCAAGGGCGGGCGGATGCTCAAGGAGATCGGCCAGGCCGCCCGCAAGCAGCTCGAGGTCTTCCTCTCCCGCCCGGTCTACCTGGAGCTCGAGGTGAAGGTGTATCCCAACTGGCGCAAAGACCCTGAGGCCCTGCGCGAACTCGGTTACGAATGA
- the dprA gene encoding DNA-processing protein DprA, which yields MDALALALTPNVGPKRLQQVLEHTDLSPEAVEQVLGREIGAAYRKLLGSGRAEQEREKALALGVRIIGLWDPEYPEPLRHLASPPSVLYLKGSLPDPRRSVAIVGTRRASAWAKAWTRKVARELAEAGVGVISGLALGIDAEAHAGALEGGGYTLGVLGSAVDQVYPSANRGLAERMNLLSEFPLGTSPKAEFFPRRNRIVAGLARAVIVAEAGVKSGALITAKFALEGGIDVLAVPGRPTDASSGGCNRLIQDGAGLVMNAEDILMALGFSAPRKGGEGELEGREALVHRALLEMGEALPDDLALSLDLPLSEVLAVLSMLELKGYALSLPGGRYGVG from the coding sequence GTGGACGCCTTAGCCCTAGCCCTTACCCCCAATGTCGGTCCTAAACGCCTGCAACAGGTCCTCGAGCACACCGACCTGAGCCCGGAGGCGGTGGAGCAAGTGCTGGGGCGGGAGATCGGGGCGGCCTACCGCAAGCTGCTCGGGTCTGGCCGGGCCGAGCAAGAGCGCGAAAAGGCCCTGGCCCTAGGAGTGCGAATCATCGGGCTGTGGGATCCGGAGTACCCCGAGCCGCTGCGCCACCTAGCCTCTCCGCCCAGCGTACTCTATCTGAAAGGAAGCCTGCCCGATCCCAGGCGCTCGGTGGCCATCGTGGGAACCCGCCGGGCGAGCGCGTGGGCCAAGGCCTGGACCCGCAAGGTAGCCCGTGAGCTGGCTGAGGCCGGGGTGGGGGTGATCTCCGGGCTGGCCCTGGGGATTGACGCCGAGGCCCACGCCGGAGCCTTGGAGGGGGGCGGGTATACCTTGGGGGTGCTGGGAAGCGCAGTGGATCAGGTCTATCCCTCCGCCAACCGAGGGCTTGCCGAGCGGATGAACCTGCTCTCGGAGTTCCCGCTGGGCACCTCACCCAAAGCCGAGTTCTTCCCCCGCCGCAACCGCATCGTGGCAGGGCTCGCGCGGGCGGTGATCGTGGCCGAGGCCGGGGTCAAGTCGGGGGCGCTCATCACCGCAAAGTTTGCCCTCGAGGGGGGCATCGACGTGCTGGCCGTTCCGGGCAGGCCCACCGACGCCTCCTCCGGGGGCTGCAACCGGCTCATCCAGGACGGGGCCGGGCTGGTGATGAACGCCGAGGATATCCTGATGGCGCTGGGATTCAGTGCGCCACGCAAAGGTGGCGAAGGGGAGCTCGAGGGCCGGGAAGCCCTGGTGCACCGGGCGCTACTGGAGATGGGCGAAGCCCTGCCCGACGACCTGGCCCTCTCCCTCGACCTCCCGCTCTCGGAGGTGCTGGCGGTGCTCAGCATGCTCGAGCTGAAGGGGTACGCCCTGAGCCTACCGGGAGGCCGCTACGGGGTGGGATAA
- a CDS encoding PilW family protein codes for MKRRGFTLIELLAAMVIFAVVLGIVGEYLAEQNTLTRTNQARSELQDRIRIVMQVVTQDLQMAGASRYSDASGNINTSVSLASCTYTQCLIAADGGVKDSFQVQYITGLRDASNACRRVIFDFSGDTLRRSDVACSSPADPQPLADGLLALDIVYLCSNGNRLNGYPDETLCPTGAAYPRSALVSVVGQSRAPVAGVPPSSYFTSSGQTVACPAGFLCYAMSQEVRMPSLKDQ; via the coding sequence GTGAAGCGGAGGGGCTTTACCCTTATCGAGTTGCTTGCAGCCATGGTGATCTTCGCCGTGGTACTAGGGATTGTCGGTGAATACTTGGCCGAGCAGAATACCCTAACCCGTACCAATCAGGCCCGCAGCGAACTGCAAGATCGCATCCGCATTGTGATGCAGGTCGTGACCCAAGATTTGCAGATGGCCGGCGCCAGCCGCTACTCCGACGCTTCCGGAAACATCAATACCAGCGTGTCGCTGGCGAGCTGCACCTATACCCAGTGTTTGATCGCTGCCGATGGTGGGGTCAAAGACTCCTTCCAGGTGCAATACATCACCGGCCTGCGAGACGCGAGTAACGCTTGTCGGCGGGTGATCTTCGACTTCAGCGGCGACACCCTGCGCCGTAGCGATGTGGCTTGTTCGAGCCCGGCCGATCCGCAGCCCTTAGCCGACGGCCTGTTGGCGCTGGATATTGTCTATTTGTGCAGTAACGGTAATCGCCTGAACGGTTATCCCGATGAAACCCTTTGCCCGACGGGTGCAGCTTATCCGCGTTCGGCCTTGGTAAGCGTAGTGGGCCAGTCCCGTGCGCCTGTAGCAGGAGTTCCCCCCAGCAGCTACTTCACCTCGAGCGGTCAGACAGTGGCTTGCCCGGCGGGTTTTCTCTGCTACGCCATGAGCCAGGAAGTGCGAATGCCCAGCCTCAAGGATCAGTAG